A stretch of Paracoccus aminophilus JCM 7686 DNA encodes these proteins:
- a CDS encoding 4-hydroxyproline epimerase gives MTQYIFPCIDGHTCGNPVRLVAGGAPRLEGANMLEKRAHFLRDFDWIRTGLMFEPRGHDMMSGSILYPPTRPDCDVAVLYIETSGCLPMCGHGTIGTITMGIENGLITPREPGRLSIETPAGKVDIEYRQEGRYVEEVRLTNVPGFLHSEGLTAEVEGLGEIVVDVAYGGNFYAIVEPQKNFRDMADFTAGELIGFSPKLRAALNAKYEFIHPEHPAINGLSHIQWTGAPTVEGADARNAVFYGDKAIDRSPCGTGTSARMAQLAAKGKLKVGDEFWHESIIGSIFKGRVEAATTVANLPAIIPSIAGWARQTGLNTIYIDAERDPFAHGFVVK, from the coding sequence ATGACCCAATATATCTTCCCCTGCATCGACGGTCACACCTGCGGCAATCCCGTGCGTCTGGTCGCAGGTGGCGCGCCGCGCCTTGAAGGCGCCAATATGCTGGAAAAGCGCGCCCATTTCCTGCGTGACTTCGACTGGATCCGCACCGGTCTGATGTTCGAGCCGCGCGGCCATGACATGATGTCGGGCTCAATCCTCTATCCGCCGACGCGGCCTGATTGCGATGTCGCCGTGCTCTATATCGAGACCTCGGGCTGCTTGCCGATGTGCGGTCATGGCACCATCGGCACGATCACCATGGGCATCGAGAACGGGCTGATCACCCCGCGCGAGCCCGGACGTTTGTCCATCGAGACCCCTGCTGGCAAGGTCGACATCGAATACCGCCAAGAGGGCCGCTACGTCGAAGAGGTCCGTCTGACCAATGTGCCGGGCTTTCTCCATTCCGAGGGCCTCACCGCCGAGGTTGAAGGCTTGGGCGAGATCGTCGTCGACGTGGCCTATGGCGGCAACTTTTACGCCATCGTCGAGCCGCAGAAGAATTTCCGCGACATGGCGGATTTCACCGCCGGAGAGCTCATCGGCTTTTCCCCGAAACTGCGCGCCGCGCTGAATGCGAAATACGAATTCATCCACCCCGAACATCCCGCGATCAACGGGCTTTCGCATATTCAATGGACCGGCGCGCCGACCGTCGAAGGCGCCGATGCGCGCAATGCGGTCTTTTACGGCGACAAGGCGATTGACCGCTCGCCCTGCGGCACCGGCACTTCGGCGCGGATGGCGCAGCTTGCCGCCAAGGGCAAGCTGAAGGTCGGCGATGAGTTCTGGCATGAATCGATCATCGGCTCGATCTTCAAGGGCCGGGTCGAGGCCGCGACCACCGTCGCCAATCTCCCCGCGATCATCCCCTCGATCGCCGGTTGGGCACGCCAGACCGGCCTCAACACGATCTATATCGACGCCGAGCGCGACCCCTTCGCGCATGGCTTCGTGGTGAAGTGA
- a CDS encoding NAD(P)/FAD-dependent oxidoreductase, with the protein MTTEVIVIGGGVVGLSAALAAQARGLHVRVIDREGPAAGASAGNAGAFAFTDIFPLASPKIIRKAPKWLLDPLGPLSVPPAYALKIAPWMLRFWRASWPAKVRASTFAQTAMMSYSKAALEPALERDELLGMLRRDGQLEVYEGEAAFRDALPGWQARAQQGIEFNHLTSPAEIAEIQPGLDRRFTHATFTPGWYSISDPKDYTLALAERFRAKGGEILIAEATALTDDGVETTAGRLKGRVVLAAGAFSHLLARTQGVKIPLETERGYNTTLPADAFDLRTQITFGGHGFVVTTMNSGIRVGGAVELGGLKLPPNFKRAEAMLTKAKMFLPDLKTSGGKQWMGFRPSLPDSLPAIGPLPGHPNTLCAFGHGHLGLTQSAGTGKIIADLLTGLNPGIDLAPFSPARF; encoded by the coding sequence ATGACCACCGAAGTCATCGTGATCGGCGGGGGGGTCGTGGGCCTCAGCGCCGCTTTGGCCGCACAGGCGCGCGGGCTTCATGTGCGCGTCATCGACCGCGAGGGCCCGGCGGCCGGGGCCTCGGCGGGCAATGCCGGGGCCTTTGCCTTCACCGATATCTTCCCGCTCGCCTCACCCAAGATCATCCGCAAGGCGCCGAAATGGCTTCTGGACCCGCTGGGACCGCTGTCGGTTCCGCCCGCCTATGCGCTGAAGATCGCGCCGTGGATGCTGCGCTTCTGGCGCGCAAGTTGGCCCGCCAAGGTCCGCGCCTCGACCTTCGCCCAGACCGCGATGATGTCCTATTCCAAAGCCGCGCTCGAGCCCGCACTGGAGCGCGACGAGCTTTTGGGCATGTTGCGCCGCGACGGCCAGCTTGAGGTCTATGAGGGCGAAGCGGCGTTTCGCGACGCGCTGCCGGGGTGGCAGGCGCGCGCCCAGCAGGGGATCGAGTTCAATCATCTGACATCGCCCGCCGAGATCGCCGAGATCCAGCCGGGTCTTGATCGCCGCTTCACCCATGCGACCTTCACGCCGGGCTGGTATTCGATCTCCGATCCCAAGGATTACACGCTGGCTCTGGCCGAGCGCTTCCGGGCCAAGGGCGGCGAGATCCTCATTGCCGAGGCGACCGCTCTGACCGATGACGGTGTCGAGACCACCGCCGGACGCCTCAAGGGCCGGGTCGTGCTGGCGGCGGGCGCCTTCTCGCATCTGCTGGCGCGGACGCAGGGCGTGAAGATCCCGCTTGAAACCGAGCGTGGCTATAACACCACCCTGCCCGCCGATGCCTTCGATCTGCGCACCCAGATCACTTTTGGCGGCCACGGTTTTGTCGTCACCACGATGAATTCCGGCATCCGCGTCGGCGGCGCGGTCGAGCTGGGCGGGCTGAAGCTTCCGCCGAATTTCAAACGCGCCGAGGCAATGCTGACAAAGGCCAAGATGTTCCTGCCCGACCTCAAGACCTCGGGCGGCAAGCAATGGATGGGGTTCCGCCCCTCACTGCCCGACAGCCTGCCCGCCATTGGCCCTTTGCCGGGCCATCCGAACACGCTCTGCGCCTTTGGTCACGGCCATCTCGGCCTGACCCAATCCGCGGGCACCGGCAAGATCATTGCCGACCTTCTGACCGGGCTCAATCCCGGGATCGACCTTGCGCCCTTCTCTCCGGCGCGTTTCTGA
- a CDS encoding amino acid ABC transporter ATP-binding protein — translation MIEIENVRKSFGQLEVLKGINLTVQKGEVVTIIGGSGSGKSTLLTCINGLEPIDSGRILVEGTEVHAKSTDLNKLRQKIGIVFQQWNAFPHLTVLENVTLAPRKVLGLSKAEAEEIGVRQLTHVGLGDKLKTYPSRLSGGQQQRMAIARALAMSPTYMLFDEVTSALDPQLVGEVLDTLKMLAEEGMTMICVTHEMAFAREVSDRVAFFHKGVMAEIGPPEQLFGAPQNPETQQFLSSTRQ, via the coding sequence ATGATTGAGATCGAGAATGTCCGCAAATCCTTTGGCCAGCTCGAGGTGCTCAAGGGTATCAACCTGACCGTCCAGAAGGGCGAAGTGGTGACGATCATCGGAGGTTCCGGCTCGGGCAAGTCGACGCTGCTGACCTGCATCAACGGGCTAGAGCCGATCGATTCCGGCCGCATCCTTGTCGAAGGCACCGAGGTTCACGCAAAGTCCACAGATCTCAACAAGTTACGCCAGAAGATCGGCATCGTCTTCCAACAATGGAACGCCTTTCCGCATCTGACGGTTCTGGAAAACGTCACGCTTGCGCCGCGCAAGGTGCTGGGTCTTTCGAAGGCCGAGGCCGAAGAGATCGGCGTGCGGCAGCTGACCCATGTCGGCCTTGGCGACAAGCTCAAGACCTATCCCTCGCGGCTTTCGGGCGGGCAGCAGCAGCGCATGGCGATTGCCCGTGCGCTGGCGATGTCGCCAACCTATATGCTGTTTGACGAGGTCACCTCGGCGCTTGATCCCCAACTGGTCGGCGAGGTCCTCGACACGCTGAAAATGCTGGCAGAAGAGGGAATGACCATGATTTGTGTCACCCATGAGATGGCTTTCGCGCGTGAGGTCTCGGACCGGGTCGCGTTCTTCCACAAAGGCGTCATGGCCGAGATCGGGCCGCCCGAGCAGCTTTTCGGCGCGCCACAGAACCCGGAAACTCAGCAATTCCTGTCGAGCACCCGGCAATGA
- a CDS encoding RidA family protein translates to MTPITTPNAPAAIGPYSQAMVVNGLLFVSGQIPVDPATGEFNSDDAVEQCRQCLKNIAAIAEAAGTDLSRTVKTTVLVRDLGRFAEINAAYAEFFAAPFPARATFEVSALPKGAQIEIEAVIALPEA, encoded by the coding sequence ATGACCCCCATCACCACCCCCAACGCTCCCGCCGCCATCGGTCCCTATTCGCAAGCCATGGTCGTGAACGGGCTGCTGTTCGTCTCGGGCCAGATCCCGGTCGATCCGGCAACCGGCGAGTTCAACTCGGATGATGCGGTCGAGCAGTGCCGTCAGTGCCTGAAAAACATCGCAGCCATTGCCGAGGCCGCAGGCACCGATCTGTCGCGCACCGTCAAGACCACCGTCCTCGTGCGTGACCTCGGCCGCTTTGCCGAGATCAACGCCGCTTACGCCGAATTCTTCGCAGCGCCCTTCCCAGCCCGCGCGACCTTCGAAGTCTCGGCCCTGCCCAAAGGCGCCCAGATCGAGATCGAGGCCGTGATCGCGCTGCCCGAGGCCTGA
- a CDS encoding trans-3-hydroxy-L-proline dehydratase, producing MRSIKTIHVISCHAEGEVGDVIVGGVAPPPGKTIWEQSRWIAKDNRLRNFVLNEPRGGVFRHVNLLVPPKHPEADAAWIIMEPEDTPPMSGSNSICVSTVLLDSGIIEMTEPVTEMVLEAPGGLVRVRAECRNGKAERIFVQNIASFAHRLDVPLEVEGFGTLNVDTAFGGDSFAMVDARALGFALTPDEAHDIARLGVRITNAATEQIGFHHPTNPDWRHYSFTLFAGPVERQGHELRAGAAVAIQPGKVDRSPTGTALSARMAVLHARGEMTPADRLTTVSLIGSTFTGRILGETQVGETPAILPEISGRAWITGVHQHMLDPADPWPEGYRLTDTWGAR from the coding sequence ATGCGCAGCATCAAGACGATCCATGTGATTTCCTGTCATGCCGAAGGCGAGGTCGGCGATGTCATCGTCGGCGGCGTCGCCCCGCCCCCCGGCAAGACGATCTGGGAGCAATCGCGCTGGATCGCGAAAGACAATCGGCTGCGGAACTTCGTCCTGAACGAGCCCCGCGGCGGTGTCTTTCGCCATGTGAACCTGCTCGTGCCCCCGAAGCACCCAGAGGCCGATGCCGCCTGGATCATCATGGAGCCCGAGGACACGCCGCCCATGTCGGGCTCGAATTCGATCTGCGTCTCGACTGTGCTTCTCGACAGCGGCATTATCGAGATGACAGAGCCGGTGACAGAAATGGTGCTGGAAGCGCCGGGCGGTCTGGTGCGGGTGCGCGCGGAATGCCGCAATGGCAAGGCCGAGCGGATCTTTGTCCAGAATATCGCCTCTTTCGCCCATCGCCTTGATGTGCCCTTGGAGGTCGAGGGCTTCGGCACGCTGAACGTCGATACGGCCTTTGGCGGCGACAGCTTCGCCATGGTCGATGCCCGTGCGCTTGGCTTTGCCCTAACCCCGGACGAGGCGCATGACATCGCGCGTCTGGGCGTGCGCATCACCAATGCCGCGACCGAGCAAATCGGCTTTCACCATCCGACCAACCCCGATTGGCGGCACTATTCCTTCACGCTGTTCGCAGGCCCGGTCGAGCGCCAGGGCCACGAGCTGCGCGCAGGGGCGGCCGTCGCGATCCAGCCCGGCAAGGTCGACCGCTCGCCGACTGGCACGGCGCTTTCGGCGCGGATGGCGGTCCTGCATGCGCGGGGCGAGATGACGCCGGCGGATCGCCTGACCACGGTTTCGCTGATCGGCTCGACCTTCACCGGGCGCATCCTTGGCGAGACGCAGGTGGGCGAAACTCCGGCGATCCTGCCCGAAATCTCGGGCCGCGCCTGGATCACCGGGGTACATCAGCATATGCTCGACCCCGCCGATCCCTGGCCCGAGGGCTATCGCCTGACCGACACCTGGGGCGCGCGCTAG
- the lhpI gene encoding cis-3-hydroxy-L-proline dehydratase yields MGLAILPGRASGAVLAADEGLSFWGGVDPASGRVIDAHHPWHGQSLAGRVVMMPTSRGSCTGSGVLLELILSGHAPAALVFSGPEDILTLGAMIADRLFGNALPVLRLSEPDFAALAARPEAVISETTLSAGDLVIPLAPLPVAELALSDQDRALLASSGPEKLAMEIILAMAAIQGARELIDVSQVHIDGCIYASDANRIFAEKMADMGAKVRVPTTMNAISVDRQNWQAQGVPPSFGTPASRLADAYTRMGARPTFTCAPYLLDSAPAQGEDIAWAESNAVIFANTVIGARTVKHPDFLDLLIAMTGRAPRSGVYLTENRHPSRVIRVDPPAGADDAFWPMMGYLAGQIAPDRIPLILGLESLSASRDDLKALCGAFGTTSAAPMLHVAGHTPEADLPLRPGADEIHVTRTDFARIWAELNQGPDEIQLAAFGSPHFSAEETRALLRVMAGRRPAPGVHLVVTVGPQVLRDLRADGTAAELEALGGRIVSDICWCSITEPVFPPETRTLITNSGKYAHYGPGLSGRAVRFGSLSDCVEAAVTGHAPGLPHWLRG; encoded by the coding sequence ATGGGCCTTGCGATCCTGCCGGGCCGTGCCTCGGGCGCGGTTCTGGCCGCCGATGAGGGCCTGAGCTTCTGGGGCGGGGTCGATCCCGCCTCGGGTCGCGTCATCGATGCCCATCATCCTTGGCACGGGCAAAGCCTTGCCGGGCGGGTGGTGATGATGCCGACCTCGCGCGGGTCTTGCACCGGCTCGGGCGTGCTGTTGGAGCTGATCCTTTCGGGTCACGCCCCCGCCGCTTTGGTCTTTTCCGGCCCCGAGGATATTCTGACCCTCGGCGCGATGATTGCGGATCGCCTCTTTGGTAACGCTCTGCCAGTCCTGCGCCTGTCCGAGCCCGATTTCGCAGCCCTCGCCGCGCGCCCAGAGGCGGTGATCTCTGAAACCACGCTCAGCGCCGGTGATCTGGTGATCCCACTCGCGCCCCTGCCCGTCGCCGAATTGGCGCTCTCGGATCAGGACCGCGCGCTGCTGGCCAGCAGTGGCCCCGAGAAGCTCGCGATGGAGATCATCCTTGCCATGGCCGCGATCCAAGGCGCGCGCGAGCTGATCGACGTGAGCCAAGTCCATATCGACGGCTGCATCTATGCCTCGGACGCAAACCGCATCTTTGCCGAGAAAATGGCGGATATGGGCGCGAAGGTCCGGGTGCCGACGACGATGAATGCGATCTCGGTCGATCGGCAAAACTGGCAAGCCCAAGGCGTGCCGCCGAGTTTCGGCACGCCAGCCAGCCGCCTTGCCGATGCCTATACCCGCATGGGTGCGCGCCCGACCTTCACTTGCGCGCCCTATCTGCTCGACAGCGCCCCGGCTCAGGGCGAAGACATCGCTTGGGCCGAGTCAAATGCTGTGATTTTCGCCAATACGGTGATTGGGGCGCGGACGGTGAAACACCCCGATTTCCTCGACCTGCTGATCGCCATGACCGGGCGCGCGCCGCGCTCGGGCGTTTACCTCACCGAAAACCGCCACCCGTCCCGCGTGATCCGGGTCGATCCGCCTGCGGGCGCTGACGATGCCTTCTGGCCCATGATGGGCTATCTTGCGGGCCAGATCGCGCCCGACCGCATCCCGCTGATCCTTGGCCTCGAAAGCCTCAGCGCGAGCCGCGACGACCTGAAGGCGCTCTGCGGCGCGTTCGGGACGACCTCTGCCGCGCCGATGCTGCATGTCGCGGGACATACGCCCGAGGCCGATCTGCCGCTTCGCCCCGGCGCGGACGAAATCCACGTCACCCGCACCGATTTCGCGCGGATCTGGGCCGAGCTGAACCAAGGCCCCGACGAGATCCAGCTTGCCGCCTTCGGCAGCCCGCATTTCTCAGCCGAGGAAACTCGCGCGCTGTTGCGCGTCATGGCGGGCCGCCGCCCCGCGCCGGGCGTTCATCTGGTCGTGACCGTCGGCCCGCAAGTGCTGCGCGATTTACGCGCGGATGGCACCGCCGCCGAGTTGGAAGCCTTGGGCGGGCGGATCGTCTCGGATATCTGCTGGTGCTCAATCACCGAGCCGGTTTTTCCGCCCGAAACCCGGACCCTCATCACCAATTCCGGCAAATATGCCCATTACGGCCCCGGCCTCTCTGGCCGGGCCGTGCGCTTTGGCAGTCTCTCCGATTGCGTCGAAGCCGCCGTCACCGGCCACGCCCCCGGCCTGCCCCATTGGTTGAGAGGATAA
- a CDS encoding amino acid ABC transporter permease, with amino-acid sequence MLNYKFHWNQALKALPDMLHGALVTLQIALIAMIVGILCAIVLTSFRRSGNKALSGIAATWVEIARNTPALFQIYMVHFGLGAFGIHLSPYLSLLVGIAFNNAGYLAENFRGALKAIPETQTRAARSLGMTSNQAFRLIVVPQMLRIAYPTITNQLVWSILMTSLGITVGMQTDLAGIAQKLNAISFRTFEFFALAAVIFYVMTKLVTFLAWLISRRMFRY; translated from the coding sequence ATGCTGAACTATAAATTCCACTGGAACCAAGCGCTTAAGGCGCTGCCCGACATGTTGCATGGCGCGCTTGTGACCCTGCAAATCGCGCTGATCGCGATGATCGTCGGCATCCTTTGCGCCATCGTCCTGACCTCCTTTCGCCGGTCCGGCAACAAGGCCTTGAGCGGCATCGCCGCGACTTGGGTCGAGATTGCCCGGAACACCCCGGCGCTCTTCCAGATCTATATGGTCCATTTCGGCCTTGGCGCCTTTGGCATCCATCTGAGCCCCTATCTCTCGCTTCTGGTCGGGATCGCCTTCAACAATGCGGGCTATCTGGCCGAGAACTTCCGCGGCGCGCTCAAGGCCATTCCCGAGACCCAGACCCGGGCCGCGCGCTCGCTCGGAATGACTTCGAACCAGGCCTTCCGGCTGATCGTCGTGCCGCAGATGCTGCGCATCGCTTATCCGACGATCACCAACCAGCTCGTCTGGTCGATCCTGATGACCTCGCTTGGCATCACGGTCGGGATGCAGACCGATCTGGCCGGGATTGCGCAAAAGCTCAATGCGATCTCGTTCCGCACCTTCGAATTCTTCGCGCTGGCGGCGGTGATCTTCTATGTGATGACCAAGCTCGTCACGTTCCTTGCCTGGCTGATCAGCCGGCGCATGTTCCGCTATTGA
- a CDS encoding PLP-dependent cysteine synthase family protein translates to MPAELPCRCPDLEALPACQSREWARGAIRILEGDGRRSADTHLVNPVFTGLTGIQIYLKDESTHPTGSLKHRLARSLFLYGICNGKIREGTTLVEASSGSTAVSEAYFAHLLKLPFIAVMTRSTSRSKIEAIEKFGGRCAFVERPDEVYATAQQIAAETGGHYLDQFTNAERATDWRGNNNIADSIFAQMAQEEHPVPEWVVMSPGTGGTSATIGRYIRYKNLTTRLCVVDVEGSAFYEAWKTGDMERTAPGSRIEGIGRPRVEPSFIPGVVDHMIRVPDVASIAAAHVLSGRLFRRVGGSTGTNFFGLLWVAANMMREGRAGSLVTLICDSGDRYSGSYFNPDWLVANGFDIAPWVARIEHFLDSGEFRMPVEI, encoded by the coding sequence ATGCCCGCCGAGCTTCCTTGCCGCTGTCCCGATCTCGAAGCCCTGCCCGCTTGCCAAAGCCGCGAATGGGCACGGGGCGCGATCCGGATCCTTGAAGGCGACGGGCGGCGCTCGGCGGATACCCATCTGGTCAATCCGGTTTTCACCGGGCTGACCGGCATCCAGATCTATCTGAAGGATGAAAGCACCCATCCGACCGGTAGCCTCAAGCATCGGTTGGCGCGCTCGCTGTTCCTTTATGGCATCTGCAATGGCAAGATCCGCGAAGGCACGACGCTGGTCGAGGCCTCGTCAGGCTCGACCGCCGTTTCCGAGGCCTATTTCGCCCATCTGCTGAAATTGCCTTTCATCGCGGTCATGACGCGCTCGACCAGCCGCTCGAAAATCGAGGCGATCGAGAAATTCGGCGGGCGCTGCGCCTTTGTCGAGCGCCCGGACGAGGTCTATGCCACCGCGCAGCAGATCGCGGCCGAGACCGGCGGGCATTATCTCGACCAGTTCACCAATGCCGAGCGCGCGACCGATTGGCGCGGCAACAACAATATCGCGGACAGCATTTTCGCGCAGATGGCGCAGGAAGAGCATCCGGTCCCCGAATGGGTGGTGATGAGCCCCGGCACCGGCGGCACCTCGGCCACGATCGGGCGCTATATTCGTTACAAGAACCTCACCACCCGGCTCTGCGTCGTCGATGTCGAGGGCTCGGCCTTTTACGAGGCGTGGAAAACCGGCGATATGGAGCGCACCGCACCCGGCAGCCGGATTGAGGGCATCGGGCGGCCGCGGGTCGAGCCCTCCTTCATTCCGGGCGTCGTCGATCACATGATCCGCGTGCCGGATGTCGCCTCGATCGCGGCGGCACATGTGCTTTCGGGCAGGCTCTTTCGCCGCGTCGGCGGCTCGACCGGCACGAATTTCTTCGGCCTGCTTTGGGTTGCGGCCAATATGATGCGCGAGGGCCGTGCGGGCTCGCTGGTCACGCTGATCTGTGACAGCGGCGACCGCTATTCCGGCAGCTATTTCAACCCCGACTGGCTGGTGGCCAACGGGTTCGACATTGCCCCTTGGGTCGCGCGCATCGAGCATTTTCTCGACAGCGGCGAGTTCAGGATGCCCGTCGAGATCTGA
- a CDS encoding helix-turn-helix domain-containing protein → MRGWWLAVPSDPGLEATAEEQRPKEVRPAAATHPIGEKLRLRRKLRKLSLREVSERAGVSIGLLSQVERGLTMPSVRSMHAICAALDMPVFWLFETQDDPAIEESAVIVRHAARRKLHYSDNGLRKEILTPDTVPQIQMLRFTLDPGADSGEPYRSETGGKCGLVTQGTLGLEVEGRRFLVRTGDSFAFPASSWVRFWAEGEHLCEVIWVVSPATI, encoded by the coding sequence ATGAGGGGATGGTGGCTGGCCGTGCCGTCTGATCCGGGCCTCGAGGCAACCGCAGAGGAGCAGCGGCCGAAAGAGGTAAGGCCCGCAGCCGCGACCCATCCGATTGGTGAAAAGCTGCGGTTGCGGCGCAAGCTGCGCAAGCTTTCCCTGCGCGAGGTCTCGGAGCGGGCCGGGGTCTCGATCGGGCTGCTCTCGCAGGTCGAGCGCGGGCTGACCATGCCGTCGGTGCGCTCGATGCATGCGATCTGCGCGGCGCTCGACATGCCGGTCTTTTGGCTTTTCGAGACGCAGGACGATCCCGCAATCGAGGAAAGCGCGGTCATCGTGCGCCATGCGGCGCGGCGCAAGTTGCATTATTCCGACAATGGGTTGCGCAAAGAGATCCTGACCCCCGATACCGTGCCGCAGATCCAGATGCTGCGCTTCACGCTCGACCCCGGCGCCGACAGCGGCGAGCCCTATCGCAGCGAAACCGGCGGGAAATGCGGGCTGGTGACGCAAGGGACACTGGGGCTCGAGGTCGAGGGGCGGCGGTTTTTGGTCAGAACCGGCGACAGTTTCGCTTTTCCAGCCTCAAGCTGGGTGAGGTTCTGGGCTGAAGGCGAGCATCTGTGCGAGGTCATCTGGGTGGTCTCTCCGGCGACGATCTGA
- a CDS encoding amino acid ABC transporter permease has product MFGTDFTSADLLFMLKGAGWTLIVTAISVIAGSLLGVIFGVLRYQAGAFWSAPLTLVLDWFRSVPLLIQLILFNALQSTVLKLGWSPFQTSCVVLSLYTSAYCAEIVRGGIEAVPATTRRAARSLGLSWWQDMRYIVAPLATRVSLPSWIGLTLGVMKDTALVYIVGVIELLKSTQILITRMNEPLFLLMICGAIYFLISFPIARFGGYLERKWSND; this is encoded by the coding sequence ATGTTTGGAACGGATTTCACCTCTGCCGATCTGCTGTTCATGCTCAAAGGCGCGGGCTGGACGCTGATTGTCACCGCGATTTCAGTGATCGCGGGCAGCCTGCTTGGCGTGATCTTCGGGGTTCTGCGTTACCAGGCTGGTGCCTTCTGGTCAGCTCCGCTGACGCTGGTGCTCGACTGGTTCCGCTCGGTGCCGCTGCTGATCCAGCTGATCCTCTTCAATGCGCTGCAATCGACCGTGCTCAAGCTCGGCTGGTCGCCCTTTCAGACCTCCTGCGTGGTGCTGTCGCTTTACACCTCGGCCTATTGCGCCGAGATCGTGCGCGGCGGCATCGAGGCGGTGCCCGCAACCACGCGCCGCGCCGCGCGCTCGCTGGGGCTGAGCTGGTGGCAAGACATGCGCTATATCGTGGCGCCTTTGGCGACGCGGGTTTCACTGCCCTCGTGGATCGGGCTGACGCTTGGCGTGATGAAGGACACCGCGCTCGTCTATATCGTCGGGGTGATCGAGCTGCTGAAATCGACGCAGATCCTGATCACCCGCATGAACGAGCCGCTTTTCCTGCTGATGATCTGCGGCGCGATCTATTTCCTTATCAGTTTCCCGATTGCCCGCTTCGGGGGCTATCTCGAAAGAAAGTGGTCCAATGATTGA
- a CDS encoding DMT family transporter, with product MQSTIVAVIFVILAGACISVQAPINAAMGRAVQSPLVAAAISFGVGFTLLTLAAVTTGDGRGFATAFRQDWKLWTGGLLGAFYVWTIVWTMPRMGVVTAICALALGQMLAAIILDKIGAFGLPVREVSIPRICAALMVAGGLVLSRF from the coding sequence ATGCAGTCCACCATCGTCGCGGTCATCTTTGTCATCCTTGCCGGGGCCTGTATCTCGGTTCAGGCGCCAATCAACGCGGCCATGGGGCGTGCGGTGCAATCGCCCTTGGTTGCCGCCGCGATCTCTTTTGGCGTGGGCTTCACCCTGCTGACCCTTGCCGCCGTCACGACCGGAGACGGGCGCGGCTTTGCCACCGCCTTCCGGCAAGATTGGAAGCTCTGGACCGGCGGGTTGCTCGGCGCCTTCTATGTCTGGACCATCGTCTGGACGATGCCGCGCATGGGCGTCGTCACCGCGATCTGCGCTTTGGCGCTTGGCCAGATGCTCGCCGCGATCATCCTCGACAAGATCGGCGCCTTCGGTCTGCCGGTGCGCGAGGTCTCGATCCCGCGCATCTGTGCCGCGCTGATGGTCGCGGGCGGGCTGGTCCTGTCGCGCTTCTAA
- a CDS encoding ABC transporter substrate-binding protein: MKLSYLAAGLAAATLASSAAYADKLDDIISSGTLRCAVVLDFPPMGSRDENNNPIGFDVDYCNDLAAALGVKAEIVETPFPERIPALMSGRVDVGVASTSDTLERAKTIGLSIPYYAFENSVTANEKSGITNWEGMKGKTVGATAGTYEAIWLEGKVKEWGTGEFRPYQTQADVFLALSQGQLDATVSTTEVANANVKSGKFAGIKIVDKAPMVPDYVALFTNRDEYGLLNYLNLFVNQQVRTGRYAELYKKWVGEGEPANLTIPGVYR; the protein is encoded by the coding sequence ATGAAACTGAGCTATCTTGCCGCGGGCCTTGCCGCCGCAACACTTGCCTCGTCGGCCGCCTATGCCGACAAGCTCGACGACATCATTTCCTCTGGCACGCTGCGCTGTGCGGTCGTGCTGGACTTCCCGCCGATGGGCTCGCGCGACGAGAACAACAACCCGATCGGCTTCGATGTCGATTATTGCAACGATCTCGCCGCCGCTCTGGGCGTGAAGGCCGAAATCGTCGAGACGCCCTTCCCCGAGCGAATCCCGGCCTTGATGTCGGGCCGCGTCGATGTGGGCGTTGCCTCGACCTCGGACACGCTGGAGCGGGCCAAGACCATCGGGCTCTCGATCCCCTATTACGCCTTTGAAAACTCGGTCACCGCCAATGAAAAGTCGGGGATCACCAATTGGGAAGGCATGAAGGGCAAGACCGTGGGCGCCACCGCTGGCACCTATGAGGCGATCTGGCTTGAGGGCAAGGTCAAGGAATGGGGCACCGGCGAATTCCGTCCCTATCAGACCCAGGCCGATGTCTTCCTCGCGCTGTCGCAGGGCCAACTTGATGCGACGGTCTCGACCACCGAAGTCGCCAATGCCAACGTGAAATCGGGCAAATTCGCGGGGATCAAGATCGTCGACAAGGCGCCGATGGTGCCCGATTATGTCGCGCTCTTCACCAACCGCGATGAATACGGGCTGCTGAATTACCTCAATCTCTTCGTCAACCAGCAGGTCCGGACCGGCCGCTATGCCGAGCTTTACAAGAAATGGGTCGGCGAGGGTGAGCCTGCCAATCTGACCATCCCCGGCGTCTATCGCTGA